The following are encoded together in the Desulfobotulus mexicanus genome:
- a CDS encoding HigA family addiction module antitoxin, whose protein sequence is MPAKLKSPITIDVGRRLPQNRPPTHPGEMLLEEFIKPLNITQTVLAHHLGVSYPRLNEIIRGKRSVTPDTALRLSHVLGMSADFWLGLQQDWDLWHAMNSPEAKKIRLLKPLCKKEPSFA, encoded by the coding sequence ATGCCTGCGAAATTGAAATCACCGATTACCATTGATGTGGGCCGTCGTTTGCCTCAAAACCGCCCACCGACACATCCTGGAGAAATGTTGCTGGAGGAATTTATCAAGCCACTAAATATCACACAGACGGTACTTGCCCACCATCTGGGGGTGTCCTATCCACGTCTGAATGAAATCATCAGAGGCAAACGCTCCGTAACTCCGGACACAGCCTTGCGGCTGTCTCATGTTCTGGGAATGTCGGCAGATTTCTGGCTGGGCCTACAACAGGATTGGGATCTCTGGCATGCCATGAACAGCCCCGAAGCAAAAAAGATCAGGTTGTTAAAACCTCTTTGCAAAAAAGAACCTTCTTTTGCATAG